The following coding sequences lie in one Capsicum annuum cultivar UCD-10X-F1 chromosome 5, UCD10Xv1.1, whole genome shotgun sequence genomic window:
- the LOC107870095 gene encoding tropinone reductase-like 3 isoform X2 encodes MEKFGKRFEGKVVIVTASTQGIGFTIAQRLGLEGASVVISSRKQENVDEAVKKLRDGGIEVLGLVCHVSNAQQRKNLIEKTIQKYGKLDVVVSNAAVNPSVDSILETKESVLDKLWDINVKASILLLQDAAPYLKKGSSVVLISSVSGYSPPASMGMYGVTKTALFGLTKALAAEMSPDTRVNCIAPEEGDREPDITQTTWKNTRYGGGCCLFGF; translated from the exons ATGGAGAAATTTGGTAAAAGATTTGAAGGGAAAGTAGTAATTGTAACAGCATCAACACAAGGTATTGGATTTACCATTGCTCAAAGACTTGGTCTTGAAGGTGCTTCTGTTGTTATCTCCTCTCGTAAACAG GAAAACGTAGATGAAGCGGTAAAGAAACTAAGAGATGGAGGAATTGAAGTGCTGGGATTAGTATGTCATGTCTCGAATGCACAACAGAGAAAGAATTTGATAGAGAAAACCATTCAG aaatatgggaAACTAGATGTGGTTGTGTCGAATGCCGCTGTCAATCCTTCTGTGGATTCAATATTAGAAACTAAAGAATCAGTCCTTGACAAGCTGTGGGATATCAATGTCAAAGCCTCTATACTATTACTACAA GATGCAGCTCCTTACCTTAAGAAGGGTTCATCGGTTGTTCTAATTTCCTCGGTTTCTGGTTACTCGCCACCGGCTTCAATGggtatgtatggagtgacaaaaacTGCGCTGTTCGGACTTACCAAG GCTCTTGCAGCTGAAATGAGTCCGGATACTCGTGTAAACTGTATTGCACCAG AGGAAGGAGATCGAGAGCCAGACATTACTCAAACGACTTGGAAAAACACAAGATATGGCGGCGGCTGTTGCTTATTTGGCTTCTGA
- the LOC107870095 gene encoding tropinone reductase-like 3 isoform X1 — MEKFGKRFEGKVVIVTASTQGIGFTIAQRLGLEGASVVISSRKQENVDEAVKKLRDGGIEVLGLVCHVSNAQQRKNLIEKTIQKYGKLDVVVSNAAVNPSVDSILETKESVLDKLWDINVKASILLLQDAAPYLKKGSSVVLISSVSGYSPPASMGMYGVTKTALFGLTKALAAEMSPDTRVNCIAPGFVPTHFADYILKNEQVRKEIESQTLLKRLGKTQDMAAAVAYLASDDASYVTGETLVVAGGMPSRL; from the exons ATGGAGAAATTTGGTAAAAGATTTGAAGGGAAAGTAGTAATTGTAACAGCATCAACACAAGGTATTGGATTTACCATTGCTCAAAGACTTGGTCTTGAAGGTGCTTCTGTTGTTATCTCCTCTCGTAAACAG GAAAACGTAGATGAAGCGGTAAAGAAACTAAGAGATGGAGGAATTGAAGTGCTGGGATTAGTATGTCATGTCTCGAATGCACAACAGAGAAAGAATTTGATAGAGAAAACCATTCAG aaatatgggaAACTAGATGTGGTTGTGTCGAATGCCGCTGTCAATCCTTCTGTGGATTCAATATTAGAAACTAAAGAATCAGTCCTTGACAAGCTGTGGGATATCAATGTCAAAGCCTCTATACTATTACTACAA GATGCAGCTCCTTACCTTAAGAAGGGTTCATCGGTTGTTCTAATTTCCTCGGTTTCTGGTTACTCGCCACCGGCTTCAATGggtatgtatggagtgacaaaaacTGCGCTGTTCGGACTTACCAAG GCTCTTGCAGCTGAAATGAGTCCGGATACTCGTGTAAACTGTATTGCACCAGGTTTTGTACCTACACACTTTGCTGATTACATCTTGAAGAATGAACAAGTG AGGAAGGAGATCGAGAGCCAGACATTACTCAAACGACTTGGAAAAACACAAGATATGGCGGCGGCTGTTGCTTATTTGGCTTCTGATGATGCCTCTTATGTAACCGGAGAAACTCTTGTTGTTGCTGGAGGAATGCCTTCTCGACTTTGA